The Aminivibrio pyruvatiphilus genome contains a region encoding:
- a CDS encoding tripartite tricarboxylate transporter permease: MIYEGLLAALAPLNIGYAFFGTALGIVMGAIPGIGSSMTMALLLPFTFWMSAEGALILLGSVYCGATYGGSISAILLNTPGTPASAATSFDGYPMAQQGRGMEAIGIAAMASFVGGMAGLLLLFFLSPPLAEISLKFGPAELFLLTLFTFIIISVTVLKESVVKGLISLGLGLVLSGIGYDPISGALRFTFGLPYLEDGIQLVPAIIGLFAISEVFAFVESGGTISNSLEAKGGLKEGFRQTFRFPGTLIRSTVIGSVIGALPGIGVSAANLIAYVAAKARSKHSKLFGQGAPEGVIAPESSNNAVTCTSLIPTLTLGIPGSSSAALLMGALMIHGLIPGSSLFTTYGKVTYTFFFGLGLSNIFMLLVTIFAVKFLVKVTVVNVGFLIPIIVSLCFIGSYAMRNNIGDAVVTVAFGLLAFVMRKLKYPLICLLLPIILGTMMERGYHQSLMLSGGSFSIFWASPISKVILAVTILSVVYPMLGFFRKTGKNVK; encoded by the coding sequence ATGATTTACGAAGGCCTTCTGGCAGCCCTTGCCCCTCTCAACATCGGTTACGCCTTTTTCGGGACGGCCCTGGGAATCGTCATGGGAGCCATACCGGGCATCGGCTCTTCCATGACCATGGCATTGCTCCTGCCGTTTACCTTCTGGATGTCCGCCGAAGGGGCGCTGATTCTTCTGGGCTCCGTCTACTGCGGGGCGACTTATGGGGGATCGATTTCCGCCATCCTGCTGAATACACCGGGGACTCCCGCATCGGCGGCGACCTCTTTCGACGGATACCCCATGGCACAGCAGGGCAGAGGCATGGAGGCCATAGGAATTGCAGCCATGGCTTCTTTTGTCGGAGGAATGGCGGGACTGCTGCTTCTTTTCTTTCTGTCCCCTCCCCTGGCGGAGATTTCGCTCAAATTCGGCCCCGCGGAACTCTTTCTCCTGACCCTTTTCACCTTTATCATCATCTCCGTCACGGTACTGAAAGAATCCGTGGTAAAAGGCCTCATTTCCCTCGGACTGGGCCTCGTTCTCTCGGGAATAGGGTATGATCCCATCTCCGGAGCGCTGCGGTTCACGTTCGGTCTGCCATACCTTGAGGACGGAATCCAGTTGGTGCCTGCAATCATCGGACTGTTTGCCATTTCCGAGGTTTTTGCCTTTGTGGAAAGCGGGGGCACCATTTCCAACTCGCTCGAAGCAAAGGGAGGACTGAAAGAGGGATTCAGGCAGACATTCCGCTTTCCCGGGACACTGATCCGCTCTACCGTGATAGGTTCGGTCATCGGAGCCCTCCCCGGGATCGGCGTGAGCGCGGCCAACCTCATAGCCTACGTCGCGGCAAAAGCCCGTTCCAAGCATTCAAAACTTTTCGGCCAGGGAGCTCCGGAAGGAGTCATCGCCCCGGAATCATCGAACAACGCGGTTACCTGCACTTCTCTCATTCCGACGCTGACCCTCGGCATTCCCGGAAGTTCCTCCGCCGCCCTTCTTATGGGAGCCCTTATGATCCATGGCCTGATACCGGGCTCTTCCCTTTTCACCACCTACGGAAAAGTGACCTACACGTTCTTTTTCGGACTGGGCCTGTCCAATATCTTCATGCTGCTCGTCACCATCTTTGCCGTGAAGTTCCTCGTCAAGGTGACGGTGGTGAACGTCGGATTTCTTATTCCTATCATCGTGAGCCTTTGTTTCATCGGATCTTACGCCATGAGGAACAATATCGGAGATGCGGTTGTGACAGTAGCTTTCGGCCTTTTAGCCTTCGTCATGAGAAAACTCAAGTATCCTCTCATCTGCCTTCTGCTCCCCATCATCCTGGGAACGATGATGGAACGGGGGTACCATCAGTCTCTCATGCTTTCGGGCGGATCCTTCTCCATATTCTGGGCAAGCCCCATTTCCAAGGTTATTCTGGCCGTCACCATTCTCTCCGTGGTGTATCCCATGCTGGGATTTTTCCGGAAAACCGGAAAGAACGTGAAATAA
- a CDS encoding IclR family transcriptional regulator, with protein sequence MKGNIKEDGASALKKGLSVLSCFSWQKSRRTLTEIARELNLPLPTAARLTKALEEEGFLERDKKSKLFSLGFQCYLLGSIAKKTGGLRTMALPYMEDLRKKFNETVNLYVREGDSRVCFEQVESSLNLKRSAKLGDRFPLWAGASGRCFIAFMPEEEVFRILDEVESLTPNTILDKKVVMEKNRELRQLGYSLSVSEREQGVSSVAVPIFDASPQPAACMTLSGPTARFTEEMVRELIPALKKTCMELSLRLGAERRSVSLLETGG encoded by the coding sequence ATGAAGGGGAACATAAAAGAAGACGGGGCTTCCGCACTGAAAAAAGGACTTTCGGTCCTTTCCTGTTTTTCCTGGCAGAAAAGCAGGAGGACCCTGACGGAAATAGCCCGGGAGCTGAATCTTCCCCTGCCTACGGCCGCACGACTGACCAAAGCTCTCGAAGAGGAAGGCTTTCTGGAACGGGACAAAAAGAGCAAGCTGTTCAGTCTCGGCTTTCAGTGCTACCTTCTGGGATCCATAGCGAAAAAGACGGGCGGACTGAGAACCATGGCTCTCCCGTACATGGAAGACCTCAGGAAAAAATTCAATGAAACGGTGAACCTCTATGTCCGTGAAGGAGACAGCCGCGTATGCTTTGAACAGGTGGAGAGTTCCCTGAACCTGAAGCGGTCGGCAAAGCTCGGGGACCGTTTCCCCCTGTGGGCCGGGGCCTCCGGCCGCTGCTTTATCGCGTTCATGCCCGAGGAGGAAGTGTTCAGAATCCTTGACGAGGTGGAATCCCTGACGCCGAATACAATTCTTGACAAAAAAGTGGTCATGGAGAAAAACCGTGAGCTGCGACAACTCGGCTACAGCCTCAGCGTGTCGGAACGGGAGCAGGGAGTCTCTTCAGTGGCGGTCCCGATTTTTGACGCATCTCCGCAGCCCGCGGCATGCATGACCCTTTCCGGTCCGACGGCCCGTTTCACCGAAGAGATGGTCCGGGAGCTCATTCCCGCCCTGAAGAAAACATGCATGGAACTCTCCCTGAGGCTGGGGGCTGAACGCCGGTCCGTTTCCCTCCTGGAAACCGGGGGCTAG
- a CDS encoding isocitrate lyase/PEP mutase family protein produces MKKSAVLRQMLQERKAVPVPGAHDAISAKLIEKTGFKAVQVSGFGLAASLLGLPDMAFISFTEVLEFTRNIVDAVNIPVMADADTGYGNAINAMRVTEKFIRAGAAGMNIEDQVFPKRCGHIEGKSVVPLEEMVLKVKACAKIRDELDPDFIINARTDAIAVSGVDEAIRRGNAYIEAGADMIFVEAPRTVEEIEKAVKGIKGLVSINLFDNIEGGKTPLLSVEELAAMGVARISIPVGTTFAAARGVLNYLEAIKGGRLAPERKDLVFSFNEFKDLVGVPEFRDQEKEFLPTFVE; encoded by the coding sequence ATGAAAAAATCCGCAGTGCTTCGCCAGATGCTTCAGGAACGAAAAGCAGTTCCGGTGCCCGGCGCTCATGACGCCATATCGGCAAAACTCATCGAAAAGACGGGCTTCAAGGCTGTCCAGGTAAGCGGCTTCGGCCTTGCAGCTTCCCTTCTCGGACTTCCCGACATGGCGTTCATCTCCTTCACCGAGGTCCTCGAATTTACGCGGAATATCGTGGATGCCGTCAATATCCCCGTCATGGCTGACGCTGACACGGGGTACGGCAATGCCATCAACGCCATGCGGGTCACCGAAAAATTCATCAGGGCAGGCGCTGCGGGGATGAACATCGAGGACCAGGTTTTCCCGAAACGGTGCGGCCATATCGAAGGAAAATCCGTCGTCCCCCTTGAGGAAATGGTCCTCAAGGTCAAGGCCTGCGCAAAGATCCGGGACGAGCTGGACCCTGATTTCATCATCAACGCCAGGACAGACGCCATTGCCGTTTCCGGAGTTGACGAGGCCATCCGCAGGGGAAACGCCTATATTGAAGCCGGGGCTGACATGATCTTCGTCGAGGCTCCCCGCACGGTGGAAGAGATAGAAAAGGCGGTCAAGGGCATAAAGGGGCTGGTGAGCATCAACCTCTTCGACAATATCGAGGGAGGAAAGACCCCTCTTCTGTCCGTGGAGGAACTTGCGGCCATGGGAGTCGCCCGCATCAGCATTCCGGTGGGCACGACCTTCGCGGCGGCCCGGGGAGTGCTCAATTATCTTGAGGCCATCAAGGGAGGGCGCCTCGCTCCCGAGAGAAAGGATCTCGTTTTCTCCTTCAATGAATTCAAGGACCTCGTCGGGGTACCTGAATTCAGGGACCAGGAAAAAGAGTTCCTTCCCACCTTCGTCGAATAG
- a CDS encoding tripartite tricarboxylate transporter TctB family protein has product MELRLKYAESLFLLVIGAVSVLFLVLSREYSAMARSVPNICAVFALLTIAFRLWQIWSRDSLRGAVLRIHQRSVPFIIMLAVYTAGVFLIGFMLSSLVFVPVCMYWMGQRQIFRIAVITVAYVALIYLVFVVGFRMPLPDSLVGF; this is encoded by the coding sequence ATGGAACTCAGGTTGAAATACGCGGAAAGCCTTTTCCTGTTGGTGATCGGGGCAGTTTCAGTACTGTTTCTTGTTCTTTCACGGGAATACAGCGCCATGGCGAGAAGCGTGCCGAATATTTGCGCTGTCTTCGCACTGCTGACAATTGCTTTCCGCCTTTGGCAGATCTGGAGCAGGGATTCCCTCCGGGGGGCGGTGCTGAGGATCCATCAGCGATCCGTGCCTTTCATTATTATGCTCGCAGTCTATACCGCTGGGGTTTTCCTCATCGGTTTTATGCTGTCCAGCCTGGTCTTCGTGCCGGTATGCATGTACTGGATGGGGCAAAGGCAAATTTTCAGAATTGCGGTCATTACTGTTGCATATGTCGCTTTGATATATCTCGTCTTCGTCGTTGGATTCCGGATGCCCCTTCCGGACAGCCTGGTCGGTTTCTAG
- a CDS encoding isocitrate lyase/PEP mutase family protein translates to MKRSTKLRAMLNERSALVCPGAHDALSAKMIENYGFKALQVSGFGLSASYLGLPDMAFLSFADVLHFSKNVIDAVHIPVIVDADTGFGNAISAMYVTEQFIGAGAAGMNIEDQAFPKRCGHMEGKQLVSKEEMALKVKACRDVRDRLDPDFIINARTDAIAVEGFESAVDRANAYAEAGADLIFLEAPRSEEQIREAVARIKAPVSINIFDAVAGGKTPVMSIEKLRELGVARVSIPVGPLFAAVKGLMAYLEAIRDDNVAVGRNDLVCSFGEFRDLVGYDDFRQLEKKYLPSFIENNM, encoded by the coding sequence ATGAAAAGATCAACAAAGCTCAGGGCAATGCTGAATGAACGTTCCGCTCTCGTGTGCCCGGGGGCCCATGACGCCCTTTCGGCGAAAATGATCGAGAACTATGGATTCAAGGCGCTTCAGGTCAGCGGTTTCGGACTTTCCGCCAGCTATCTCGGCCTGCCGGACATGGCGTTCCTTTCTTTTGCCGATGTGCTGCATTTTTCGAAGAACGTGATCGATGCCGTGCATATTCCGGTTATTGTCGATGCGGATACCGGTTTCGGCAATGCCATATCGGCCATGTACGTTACCGAGCAGTTTATCGGTGCAGGGGCGGCGGGAATGAACATAGAAGACCAGGCATTCCCCAAAAGATGCGGGCACATGGAAGGGAAGCAGCTTGTTTCGAAAGAGGAAATGGCGCTGAAGGTCAAGGCCTGCAGGGACGTGAGAGACAGGCTCGATCCCGATTTCATCATCAATGCCCGAACTGACGCAATCGCTGTCGAAGGGTTCGAAAGCGCCGTAGACAGGGCGAACGCCTATGCCGAAGCAGGAGCGGACCTCATTTTTCTCGAGGCCCCAAGATCTGAAGAGCAGATACGGGAAGCTGTCGCCCGGATCAAGGCCCCTGTGAGCATCAATATATTCGATGCTGTCGCGGGAGGGAAAACCCCTGTCATGTCCATTGAAAAGCTCAGGGAGCTCGGCGTGGCCAGGGTGAGCATTCCCGTCGGCCCGCTTTTTGCGGCGGTGAAGGGGCTTATGGCCTATCTCGAGGCGATACGGGATGATAATGTAGCCGTAGGACGGAACGACCTTGTCTGTTCCTTCGGGGAATTCAGGGACCTTGTGGGGTACGATGACTTCCGGCAGCTGGAAAAGAAGTATC
- a CDS encoding DUF1932 domain-containing protein, with protein MTVTLGFLGFGEVGFFMSKGLKTAGFGRIVAFDRAFADGGPFARTIGSRAEEAGVELVPSLQDMLGQADVVVSALPAKYSLAAAREAAGCSTAARLFVDVSTAKPSEKREMEQLFAGKGILFADGAMLGPLPTYGHTVPILASGSGASGWAEMMTPFGMKIELAEGPAGAASSIKLVRSVFMKGLEALLVETFLFAKKSGAEEIVLESLAETLNVPFQNTARRMIAADLVHAERRAFEVGESVELMKDLGIEPIMAEAVIRRLKKSAALGTREELGGVPPKTLPEVYEIWRTKGHC; from the coding sequence ATGACCGTTACTCTGGGTTTTCTGGGTTTTGGCGAAGTGGGTTTTTTCATGTCGAAGGGGCTGAAAACGGCAGGCTTCGGCAGGATTGTGGCTTTCGACAGGGCCTTTGCCGACGGCGGACCGTTCGCCCGGACCATCGGTTCGAGAGCGGAGGAAGCAGGCGTGGAGCTTGTTCCCTCCCTTCAGGATATGCTGGGCCAGGCTGATGTGGTCGTCTCGGCGCTTCCGGCGAAGTACTCCCTTGCCGCGGCCAGGGAGGCCGCCGGATGCTCGACGGCCGCACGGCTTTTTGTCGACGTATCCACGGCAAAACCATCGGAAAAGAGAGAGATGGAACAGCTTTTTGCCGGAAAGGGTATCCTGTTTGCCGACGGCGCCATGCTCGGCCCCCTTCCCACCTACGGCCACACGGTTCCCATTCTCGCCTCGGGGAGCGGAGCCTCCGGATGGGCTGAGATGATGACTCCCTTCGGGATGAAGATAGAGCTCGCCGAAGGCCCCGCCGGGGCGGCCTCATCCATCAAGCTTGTCCGCAGCGTCTTCATGAAAGGCCTTGAAGCCCTTCTCGTGGAGACATTCCTGTTCGCGAAAAAGAGCGGCGCGGAGGAGATCGTGCTGGAATCCCTGGCGGAAACCCTGAACGTGCCTTTCCAGAATACAGCACGGAGAATGATCGCCGCCGACCTTGTCCATGCCGAGCGCAGGGCCTTCGAAGTGGGAGAGTCGGTGGAACTCATGAAGGACCTCGGCATAGAGCCCATTATGGCCGAAGCCGTCATCCGGCGCCTCAAAAAGTCCGCCGCCCTCGGAACGAGAGAGGAGCTCGGAGGGGTGCCTCCGAAGACTCTTCCCGAGGTCTACGAGATCTGGCGGACAAAAGGCCATTGCTGA
- a CDS encoding RraA family protein codes for MPVGFRVFLKRNLPPKDLVESFRTIPAANIADCMGRHNAMIPEIRLMTKPGDVNMVGVALTVKTCYGDNLMIHQGLDMAAEGDVLVIANEGGRNRSLLGEIMYRYAERKNLAGIVLDAPIRDALQISGGSVPLYATGSTPGGPYKEGPGEVNVPVSCGGVHVNPGDIIVGDPDGVIVIPRQDAEEVLEAVKAFQQNDRRKLQAAIDGTADRSWVMKQLEAKKCEFRDGVCG; via the coding sequence ATGCCCGTAGGATTCCGCGTTTTTCTTAAAAGAAACCTTCCCCCGAAAGACCTTGTCGAAAGCTTCCGGACCATACCGGCGGCAAACATAGCCGACTGCATGGGACGACACAACGCCATGATCCCCGAGATCCGGCTTATGACGAAGCCCGGTGACGTCAACATGGTCGGTGTTGCCCTGACGGTGAAAACCTGCTACGGGGACAACCTGATGATCCACCAGGGGCTCGACATGGCGGCCGAAGGGGATGTCCTGGTGATTGCCAATGAAGGGGGAAGAAACAGATCCCTCCTCGGGGAAATAATGTACCGCTACGCCGAGAGAAAGAACCTTGCCGGAATCGTCCTCGACGCCCCCATTCGGGATGCCCTCCAGATCTCCGGCGGTTCCGTTCCTCTCTACGCCACCGGTTCGACACCGGGCGGCCCCTACAAGGAGGGCCCGGGCGAGGTGAACGTTCCCGTCTCCTGCGGCGGTGTGCACGTCAACCCCGGTGACATCATCGTCGGAGATCCTGACGGCGTCATCGTCATCCCGCGGCAGGACGCGGAGGAAGTGCTCGAAGCGGTGAAGGCCTTCCAGCAGAATGACCGGAGGAAACTGCAGGCCGCCATCGACGGAACGGCCGACAGAAGCTGGGTCATGAAGCAGCTTGAAGCGAAGAAGTGTGAATTTCGGGACGGAGTTTGCGGCTGA